Proteins encoded in a region of the Oscillatoria nigro-viridis PCC 7112 genome:
- a CDS encoding plasmid mobilization protein, whose protein sequence is MAMKLKNLPQSQPNQSNQSNQPNQRLSSRLEIRLSDSDYNQIKAKAEQVNLSMSDFMRRAALKRAMPRPLAAFDLKAYQVLCNIDAQLRIAGNNLNQLTKACNSAVALGEPVVVNTGLLESVQQLIRENGNAIKTIVANLAKSTVR, encoded by the coding sequence ATGGCTATGAAGCTCAAAAATTTGCCTCAAAGTCAGCCAAATCAGTCAAATCAGTCAAACCAGCCAAATCAGAGACTTTCCAGTCGGCTGGAAATAAGATTGTCTGACTCTGACTACAATCAAATTAAAGCAAAAGCAGAGCAAGTCAATTTGAGCATGAGCGACTTCATGCGCCGCGCCGCATTGAAGAGAGCAATGCCACGCCCTCTAGCTGCATTTGACTTAAAAGCCTATCAAGTTTTGTGCAATATTGATGCCCAATTGAGAATTGCCGGAAACAACCTCAATCAACTTACTAAAGCTTGCAATAGTGCTGTGGCATTGGGAGAACCAGTTGTTGTCAATACAGGACTCTTAGAAAGCGTACAGCAACTCATTCGAGAAAACGGGAATGCAATTAAAACAATAGTTGCAAACCTCGCTAAATCTACAGTACGCTAA